The Arthrobacter sp. NicSoilC5 genome has a window encoding:
- the rpsB gene encoding 30S ribosomal protein S2: MPVVTMRQLLDSGVHFGHQTRRWNPKMKRFIFTERNGIYIIDLQQSLSYIDRAYEFVKATVAHGGTVLFVGTKKQAQEAIAEQATRVGQPYVNQRWLGGMLTNFQTVAKRIQRMKELEEIDFDDVAGSAYTKKELLLLKRELTKLESNLGGIRNLTKAPSLLWVVDTKKEHLAVDEAKKLNIPVVAILDTNCDPDEVDFPIPGNDDAIRSVNLLTRVVADAVAEGLIARNNRGTGATEAPEEPLAEWERELLEGSKAEAAAAPAENAEAPAAEEAPAAAEAPAEDAK, encoded by the coding sequence ATGCCCGTCGTAACCATGCGCCAGCTGCTTGACAGCGGCGTCCACTTTGGACACCAGACCCGCCGTTGGAACCCGAAGATGAAGCGCTTCATCTTCACCGAGCGCAACGGCATCTACATCATCGACCTGCAGCAGTCGCTGTCCTACATCGACCGCGCCTACGAGTTCGTCAAGGCCACTGTTGCCCACGGCGGCACCGTGCTCTTCGTCGGCACCAAGAAGCAGGCCCAGGAAGCAATTGCCGAGCAGGCAACCCGCGTGGGCCAGCCCTACGTCAACCAGCGTTGGCTCGGCGGTATGCTGACCAACTTCCAGACGGTTGCCAAGCGTATCCAGCGCATGAAGGAACTCGAAGAGATCGACTTCGACGACGTCGCCGGTTCCGCTTACACCAAGAAGGAACTTCTGCTCCTCAAGCGTGAGCTCACCAAGCTGGAGTCCAACCTGGGCGGTATCCGCAACCTGACCAAGGCTCCGTCCCTGCTGTGGGTTGTTGACACCAAGAAGGAACACCTCGCCGTTGACGAGGCCAAGAAGCTGAACATCCCGGTTGTGGCCATCCTGGACACCAACTGCGATCCGGACGAAGTCGACTTCCCGATCCCGGGCAACGACGACGCCATCCGCTCCGTGAACCTCCTGACCCGCGTTGTTGCCGACGCTGTTGCAGAGGGCCTGATCGCCCGCAACAACCGCGGCACGGGCGCCACCGAAGCTCCGGAAGAGCCGCTGGCCGAGTGGGAGCGCGAGCTCCTCGAAGGCAGCAAGGCAGAAGCTGCTGCCGCTCCGGCTGAGAACGCTGAAGCCCCGGCCGCCGAGGAAGCTCCGGCTGCCGCCGAGGCTCCCGCCGAAGACGCCAAGTAA
- the tsf gene encoding translation elongation factor Ts, producing MANYTAADIKALRERTGAGMMDVKKALDEANGDAEKAIEIIRIKGLKGATKREGRSTAEGLVAAKVSNGVGVMIEVNCETDFVAKADKFIQLADKVLAVAVESGAADLETLLATDVDGKPLSEVVVEEGAILGEKVVVRRISRVEGATVDAYLHKTSKDLPAQVGVLFAVDGEGEAATAAAHDVAVHIAAMAPNYLTREDVPAELVESERRIAEETAKAEGKPEAALTKIVEGRVTGFYKGEVLVDQAFAKDAKKSVAQVLEEAGVKGTAFTRFRVGS from the coding sequence ATGGCGAACTACACTGCCGCGGACATCAAGGCCCTGCGCGAGCGCACCGGCGCCGGCATGATGGACGTCAAGAAGGCTCTTGACGAAGCCAACGGTGACGCCGAGAAGGCCATCGAGATCATCCGCATCAAGGGCCTCAAGGGCGCTACCAAGCGCGAAGGCCGCTCCACCGCTGAAGGCCTCGTGGCCGCCAAGGTCAGCAACGGGGTCGGCGTCATGATCGAGGTCAACTGCGAGACCGACTTCGTCGCCAAGGCTGACAAGTTCATCCAGCTGGCCGACAAGGTCCTGGCCGTGGCCGTCGAGTCCGGCGCTGCCGACCTCGAGACCCTGCTGGCCACCGACGTTGACGGCAAGCCGCTCTCCGAGGTTGTCGTCGAAGAAGGCGCCATCCTGGGCGAGAAGGTTGTTGTCCGCCGTATCTCCCGCGTTGAGGGTGCAACGGTTGACGCCTACCTGCACAAGACGTCCAAGGACCTCCCGGCCCAGGTCGGCGTTCTGTTCGCTGTCGACGGTGAAGGCGAAGCCGCCACCGCCGCTGCCCACGACGTCGCCGTGCACATCGCCGCCATGGCCCCGAACTACCTCACCCGTGAGGACGTTCCGGCCGAGCTCGTCGAGTCCGAGCGCCGCATCGCCGAAGAGACCGCCAAGGCCGAGGGCAAGCCTGAAGCTGCCCTCACCAAGATTGTGGAAGGCCGCGTGACGGGCTTCTACAAGGGCGAGGTCCTGGTTGACCAGGCATTCGCCAAGGACGCCAAGAAGTCCGTGGCACAGGTCCTCGAAGAGGCCGGTGTCAAGGGAACCGCCTTCACGCGTTTCCGCGTCGGCTCCTAG